The nucleotide sequence GAAAGAAGAAATGAATGCAGCAGGACAGATGGTAAAACCGAAAGTGGAGTACATTCTGCCAGCAATTGTGGCACCTACTGATTCAACCATCATCAAGGAAGGTCCAATGTCACCACTCTTTGAGGCGCCTACCTGGATGGAGGGAAAAGACGCCGCACGCAAATTGAACACGATGCTGTGGTCAGTCCTTACAGGGGTAATTCTGTATGGCGGATTGCGTTTGATTTTCCGAAAACGATTAGGGGCTGCAATCAAGCCTTCCGTTGAGAGTGTCGATCCTGAGCTTCTGGATGAGATCAGTTATCGAGCTATCAGTATCGGATATCCGGTGTTTACTCTCGGGGCCCTTATCTTTGCGATGATTTGGGCAGAAGAGGCTTGGGGACGGTTCTGGGGCTGGGACCCGAAGGAAGTATGGGCCTTAATTGTCTGGCTCTTCTACAGTGCCTACTTGCACTTGCGTCTATCCAGAGGATGGATCGGTGCAAAATCAGCATGGATGTCCGTCATCGGGTTCGTCATTATTTTGATTACACTGGTCGTGGTCAACTTGGTCATTGCTGGTTTGCACTCCTACGCTGGGGTGTAGAATATCCTCGAAAAGCTGGTTTTACTACCAGCTTTTTGGACTATCTTCTAACGGTTTTACGATATTATGAGAGCAAGAGGTGTTCCAGATGGAAAAAATGGCACGTATTCTCGTAGTGGATGATGAAGAACGCATTCGCAGACTTCTGAAAATGTATTTGGAAAGAGAAAACTTTCTGATTGATGAAGCAGATAATGGAGAGCAAGCAGTCGAAATGGCTGTAGGAAGTGACTATGATATCATTTTGCTCGACCTGATGCTGCCAGGAATGGACGGGATCGAGGTATGCCAGCGTGTTCGCGAATTCAAGGCAACCCCCATTATTATGCTGACGGCAAAAGGGGAAGAAACGAACCGCGTTCACGGGTTTGAAGCAGGGGTAGACGATTATGTCGTGAAACCGTTCAGCCCGCGTGAGGTCATGTACCGGGTAAAAGCGATTCTGCGTCGCTCTTCCGCGACAGCTTATTTGAAGACAGAGACGTTCAACAGTCATTCTGTCCTTGTTTTCCCGGAATTGACGATTGACCACGATGCTCACAAAGTCATCGCAAGCGGCCAAGAGGTGAGCCTGACTCCAAAAGAGTATGAGCTGCTGCACTACCTGGCATTGTCGCCGGATAAAGTGTTTACGCGTGAAGAGTTGTTAAAAGATGTGTGGCACTACGAGTTCTTTGGCGATTTGCGCACGGTGGATACGCATATCAAGCGTCTCCGCGAAAAATTGAACCGTGTTTCTCCGCAAGCTGCCAATATGATCGCCACGGTTTGGGGCGTCGGATACAAGCTTGAGGTGCCTAAGTAAAGTGGACGTTATTTTTCGCAGTGTAGTCGGAAAGCTATGGATGACCATTATTGCCTTATTTGCTCTCGTCTTGACGATCTTTAGTTTGTTGCTCGTTCAATCTTTTGACAGCTTTTATAGCAATCGGCAGTCGAAGAATTTGCACGATCTGGCAGATGGCATCGCAATCGGTTTGGCGCAGAGTCCGGATATGACAGCAGCTATGGAGATGGCTTCCAGGTTTGGCTTGGTCCATCATACGGGCATGGTCATTTTAGATGAAAAAGGCAAGCAAGTCGGTATGAGCGAGGGGGCTGGACTCCCTCGTATTCCAGTAGAGCAATTGCTCCAAAATCCTGCATTGCATTTGCCAGAAGCGCTGGCAGGTAAGCATCCTGCTCCCAAAACGATTTATATTGATGTGCAGAATTCCGCTGATCACACGAATAACAAGCATGAACTGCTTGCGGTCGCCGTGCCTTTAGAAATGGCAGCAGGGAAAACGGGCG is from Brevibacillus brevis and encodes:
- a CDS encoding response regulator transcription factor; this translates as MEKMARILVVDDEERIRRLLKMYLERENFLIDEADNGEQAVEMAVGSDYDIILLDLMLPGMDGIEVCQRVREFKATPIIMLTAKGEETNRVHGFEAGVDDYVVKPFSPREVMYRVKAILRRSSATAYLKTETFNSHSVLVFPELTIDHDAHKVIASGQEVSLTPKEYELLHYLALSPDKVFTREELLKDVWHYEFFGDLRTVDTHIKRLREKLNRVSPQAANMIATVWGVGYKLEVPK